From the genome of Pseudonocardia sp. EC080619-01:
GTCCGCGACGCGGACCCGGCCACCACGCCTCCCGGCACCGGCACGGTGCACACGATCCCGGTCGTCTACGACGGCGCCGACCTCCGGCTGATCGCCGAGACCGCCGGGATCGACGTCGACGAGGTCGTCGCCCTGCACAGCGGCGCCGAGTACACGGTGGACTTCTGCGGGTTCGCGCCCGGTTTCGGGTACCTCTCCGGGCTGCCGGAACCGCTGCGCCAGCCACGGCTGGAGAGTTCGCGGACCGCGGTCCCGGCCGGCTCGGTCGGGATCGCCGACGTCTACAGCTGCGTCTACCCGCGCCGTTCCCCCGGCGGCTGGCGGCTGATCGGGCGCACCGACACCGTCCTGTTCGACCCGTCGGCCGAGCGGCCCGCACTGCTCACCCCGGGCGACCGGGTGCGGTTCGAGGCCCGGTGAGCGCGCTGGAGGTGCTGCGGGCCGGCCCGCAGGCGCTCGTCACCGACCGCGGGCGGCCGGGCCACGCCCACCTCGGGGTCCCGCCGTCGGGCGCGCTCGACGGTCCGGCCTACGAGCTCGGGAACCGGCTGGTCGGCAACCCCGGCGGCGCGGCCGGGCTCGAGCTCCTCGGCGGCGGCCTGCGGGTGCGTGCGCGGGGCGCGCGCGTCGTCGCGGTGACCGGGGCTCCGGCCCCGGTGCGGGTCGCCGGGCGGGCCGCCGCCTCGCACACCGCCGTCTACCTGCCGGACGGTGCGGAGCTCGAGATCGGCAGGCCGGTCGGGGGCCTGCGGGTGTACCTCGCCGTCGACGGTGGGGTGGACGTCGAGCCGGCCCTCGGCAGCCGCAGCACCGACCTGCTGTCCGGGCTCGGGCCCGCCCCGGTCGCCGACGGCGACGAGCTGCCCGTGGGCCCGGGGTCCGGCACGGTGCCGGAGACCGGCCCGGTCCCCGTGTCGCTGCCGGTCGCCCCGGTCCGCCTGCGGGTGCGGTTCGGGCCCCGCGCCGACTGGTTCACCGACGCCCGCCGCGCACTCCTCGATCCGACGTGGACGGTCACACCGGACGGCAACCGGATCGGGATCCGGCTCGACGGACCGTCGCCGGAACGGCTCCCTGACGCGCGGGACCGGGAGCTGCCCAGCGAGGGCATGGTGACGGGCTCGGTGCAGGTCCCGCCGGACGGCCCGCCGGTGGTGTTCCTCGCCGACCACCCGACGACCGGCGGCTACCCGGTGATCGCGGTCGTGGAACCGGCGGACCTGCCGCTGCTGGCCCAGGCGCCGCCGGGCACCCCGGTCCGGTTCACCGCGACGGCCTGATCAGCCGCGACCGGCGTCCTCACCGTCCAGGATGGTCCGGACGTCGGCGGTGGCCAGACCCGACAACCGTCCGATCTGGACGGGATCGAGACCGCACTCGTGCAGGTGCCGGACGGCTCCGGCCAGCTCCTCGCGGCGCCGGCGCAGGACGTCGCCGAGCTGCTCGATCCGGTCGCGGGAGTCGTCGAGGGTCCGGGTCGCGTCGAGCGCACGGGCGGGGTCGGCGAGCAGCACGCCGAGCAGCCGGTCTCGGGCGTCCACGCCCGCCGCGGGAACGGCCTGGGTCGACGGCACCACCGACAGCGGCAGCTCCTGCTGGCCACCGGTCTCCGGCTCCACGTCGTCGATCTCGGCACGGAGGATCCGGGCGCGCTGCACGGCGCGGGCGGCGAGGGCCTGCTGGACGGCCCGGGACATCGGCTCCGGGGCGCCCGCTGCTGCGGCGGCCGGGACACCGTCCGGGGCCTCGTCGGCGGCGGCCCGGTCCGCGGTGGCGTCCGCGGAGCCCCGGTCTCCGCAGGGCAGGTCCTCGACGGCCGGGACGGTCCGCTCGGCCGACCACGGGGGCAGCGGGCCGGTGGAGACGTCGTCGGCGACGGTGGGGTCCTCGGTGCGGGGCCTGTCCCAGGCGGTCGGGGCTGCGGTGTCGTCGGCCTCGGCCGCGGCGTCTGTGTCGGTGTCGGCGTCGACGGCGTCTGCGGCGTCGACGATCCGGAGACGGGCGGCCGGACGGGTGGTGGCCGCGGCGGCGCCCGGGGTGTCGCCGGGGTCCTGTGCCGGGTCATCGGGGTCCGGGGCCGCCGCATCGGAGCCCGTAGCCGCCGTACGGGGGTCCGGGGCCGCCGTACCGGGATCCGGGGTCGTCGTCCCGGAGTCCGTTGCCGCTCCGCCGGGATCCGGGGCTGCTGCGGCGAGCCCGGCACCGACCGCACCTGCCGCGACCGCGCCGGTCACCGCCGCCACTCCCCGGCCGGGCGTCGATTCCACCGTGGACGATCCGGCGACGCCGTCGGCCGTGCCGTCGGCGGCCGGACCGGTCGCCTCCTCGTCCCCTACGGCGGGGGCGGCGGATCCGCCGCGCGGGGCCGGGCTCGGTCGCGGCCGGCGCCGGGTGGCCGCCGGGACTCCGGTGCGGGCGAGGGTCGCCCCGTCCGGACGTTCGTCGGACGGGACGGTGATCGGTCCCGCCCCGTCGGGCGCCGCATGACGCCCCGCTGCACTTGCCGCACCCACCGTCCCGGTCGCGGAGGCGGCCGGGGCCGTGCGGATCGGCAGGCCCGGGATCGGTCCGGTGTCGGCACCGCGCTCGGCGACGGCGTCCGCCACCGTCCGGGGCCGCGCGGGACGTGGCGGGTCGGCCGGGCCGCCCGCGGACTCTCCGGTCCAGTCCTCGGCACACGGCGGCGGGGCGCCGACCGTCTCCGGTGGGGCGACGGGCAGCGGTTCGGGCGCGGGCGTCCGGCGGGCGCGCCAGACGCCCCAGAGAACCAGGATCACGAGCACGCCCGCGCCCAGCACCGCCGCGAGAGCGAGGGGCGGGACCGTGAACGAGCCGAGCTGCATGGGCCCGGACCTTAGGCCGGTCGGGGCCCGTACGCGTGGACCCTCAGCCGCTGCGCGTCCCCGACGACGGCTGCGCCGCGCCGGACCGGCCGTTGCCGGAAGCGTTGCCGCCGTTGCCTCCCGAGCCGTTCGGACGCCCGTTCCCGGAGCGGCCGCCGGCGCCGTCGGCGGCGTCGGAACCACCGCTACGCCCGTTCTGACCGTTGCCACCCTGGCCGGATCCGGTGCGGGAGCCGTCCTGGGTGCCGGTGGCCGGGGCGCGCCCGGCCGTGGGGTTGGCGGTCGTCGGCGGGTCGGCCTCGGGCTGCGACAGCGACGACGAACCCGCCGCGTCGCCCGTCGACGGCGTCGAGGAACCATCCGATGGGGTGTCACCGGAACGACGGACCGCGCCGACCGCGACGGTCCGCTCCGCGGCCCCGTCGGACTTGTCCTGGTGCGGCACCGCGGTCGTCGCGGGTTCGGACCGCCGCGGCTCCGACGCCGGGCGGAACAGGTCCGCGGGCTCCGGCTCGTCGGTGGCCCGGACGGCCGTGGTCCGCTCCGCGTCCGATGCGCCCTGGTTCCCCTGGGCGGGCTGGGGGCCGGGACGCGGTGCCGGGGACGGTGACGGCCGCGGGCCGGGACGCGGCCCCGGGCGGCTCTGCTGGCTCTGCTGGCCCTGCTGGCCCTGTTGCCCCTGCTGTCCCGTGGCGCCCTGACCCGGCTGGGCCGGACCGCCCTTGCCCTGACCCGGCTGCTGCCCGTGCCCGGGCTGCCCCGGGCCGGACGTGTTCGGCTGCGGTGCCGCGTCCTGCTTGCCCTGCTCGGCCTTCTCCGGCTTCGGCTGGGCGGACGGCTTCGACTCGGCCGCCTGACCGGGAGTCGCGTCCGGCCCCGGCTTCCCGGGGGCGCCTGCCGCGGCGGACGCCGGGCCCTTCTGGTTCGAGCCGGACGGCGTGCCCGAGCCGGACTGCTTGTTCGGGCCACCCTGAGCGGCCTGCTTCGGTCCGCCCTGGGCTGCCTGCTTGCTCGGACCGCCCTGCTGGCCGGCGCCACCCGACTGACCGGCGCCGCTCTGCTGACCGCCGCTCTGCTGACCGGCGCCCTGCTGACCGGCGCCCTGCTGACCGGTGCCCTGCTGACCGGTGCCCTGCTGACCCGCGCCGCCCTGCTGGCCGGCAGCGCTCGGCTGACCGGAGCCGCTCGGCTGACCGGGCCGGGCCTGCTGACCGGACGGACCCGGGCGGGCCTGACCGGCGGGCCTGCCCGGCGCCGGAGCCTCCGGGCGGGCCTGCTGACCGGAGTCGGCACGGGCCGGCTGGGGGCCGGGCTGCGGGCGGGGGCCCGGTCGCGGCGCGGCTCCCTGCTCACCGGCCTGGTTCGCCGCGGCCGGACGGGCACCGTTCACCCCGGCCGACGGCTGGGGACGGGCACCGGGCTGGGGACGGGCCTGCTGGCCGCTGTCACTGCGCCGGGCGCCGTCGCCGTCGTCGGTGCGGGGCCGGTCGTCGCCCCCGGGACGCGAGGGCTGCGGCGCACCGTTGCGGGACGCCTCGTCCGCCGTCTCCGGGGCGGCGGACGCCGCACCCCGGATCTCGTGGCGGGCCTTGTCACCGGCGCCGCTCGCGGCGCCCTCGGCACGGAGCTCGTCGCGCCGGCGGGTCAGCTCACCGACCTCGGCGCGGAGCTTGTCACCGTGCTCGCGGGCCCGGTCGGCGTCGGCGCGGGCCCGGTCGACCTGCTTGCGGGCCTCGGCGGTGACGCGCTCGGCGTCCGCCTTGGCCTTGTTCCGGATCTCCTCGGCCTCCTCCTCGGCCGTCTGCAGGATCGCCTGCATCCGGTCGGAGAAGTTGTCGACGGCGCCGTGCCGCTCGGCGTCCTGCGGGCCGGCGACCGGCGCGGGGCGTGGCCCCGGACGCGGCGGTGCGCCCTGCGCTCCGGCGGCCGCGAAACCGCCGGGCGGCGACATCGGCATCGGCGGCGGCATCGGCCGGCTCCGCAGTGCGTCGATGTCGGCACGCATCCGGCCCATGACCCGCTGCATCTGGACGATGTGCTCGTCCACCTGCCTACGGTCGTAGCCGCGGAGTACGACGTCGAACCGCGGGGAACCGCCCGGGCGGTCCGCCCCGTCTGTCGTCATCGTCTCTCCTCACAGGTCGTCCGGCATTGCGCGGGATACCCACGACCGGGCGAACCCGGTCGACCCCCGGTCGACAGGGTAGCTGCGCCTGCGCCGTCGCGGCGAACTCCGCAGCGCCCGGCCGCCGTACGGCGGCGTGGCGACCCCCGCGCCGGGGGATCCCGTGCCATGATGCGCGGCTACCGTCGTCGCCGTGCGACCCCCGCCCGCCGGAGCGAATACCATCGGCGTCGTGGACACCTCGCTCAAGGGCACGTTGCACAAGCGCGGACTGCGGATGACCCCCCAGCGCCAGCTGGTGCTCGACGCCGTGCACGACCTGGGGCACGCGACCCCCGAGCAGGTGTGCAGCCGTGTGCAGGAGACGGCACCCGCGGTCAACATCACGACCGTCTACCGGACGCTGGACCTGCTCGAGGAGCTCGGCGTCGTCCGGCACGCCCATCTCGGGCACGGTGCGCCGACCTACTCCGAGCACCAGCACCGGCACGTGCACCTCGTGTGCCACCACTGCGGCCGGGTCGACGAGGCACCGACCGAGCTGCTGTCCGATGTGGCCGAACGCACGCTGGCGGACCTCGGATTCCACCTCGACGCCACGCACGTGGCGCTGTCGGGGACCTGCGTCGACTGCGCGGACCACACGAACCACACCGACGACACGAGCCCCACGGGGGCCGTGGAGGGAGACCGGTGACCACACCCGGACCCGAGCAGGACACCGACACGACCGGCGGGCCGGCGGACCCCGACGCCGCCGTCCCGGCCCACCACGGCGACCCGCCCGCCGAGCAGCGTGCGATGGCGCGCGCGGCCGCCGTCGTCGACCGGAGCCACCGCGAGGTCATCGCGGTGAGCGGCGAGGAACGGCTGTCCTGGCTCCACCTGCTGCTCACCCAGCACGTCAGCGAGCTGCCGCCGGACACCGGCACCGAGGCACTGGTGCTGGACGTGCAGGGACGGGTGCTGCACCACATGGCCGTCGCGGCCACGGGCGACACCGTCTACCTCGACACCGAGCCCGGCGAGGGCGCGCCGCTGCTCGACTACCTGACGAAGATGGTCTTCTGGTCCAAGGTCGAGCCGCGTGACGTGACCGGCGAGCTCGCCGTCCTCGGCGTCGTCGGGCCGGACGTCCCGGACGTCCTGGAGAAGGCAGGCCTGCCGCTGCCTCCCGCCCCGCACGGCGTCGCCGCGCTGCCCGGCGGCGGTTTCGTCCGGCGTACCCCGTGGCCGGGCAGGGACGCCGTCGACGTCGTCGTGCCCCGCGACGCGACCGGCACCTGGTGGTCCGCGCTGACCGCGGCGGGTGCCCGTGCCGCCGGGACGATCGCCTTCGAGGCGCTGCGGGTGGAGTCGCGCGCGCCGCGGCTGCACCGGGACACCGACGACCGCACCATCCCGCACGAGGTGGGCTGGATCGGGCCCGCGGTGCACCTGACCAAGGGCTGCTACCGGGGCCAGGAGACCGTCGCCCGGGTCGCGAACCTCGGCAGGCCGCCGCGCAGGCAGGTGCTGCTGCTCCTCGACGCCGGTGACGAGGAGCTGCCCCGGACCGGCGATCCGGTCCGCCGCGACGATCGCACGGTCGGCCGGGTGGGCACCGTCGTGCAGCACCACGAGCTGGGCCCGGTCGCGCTCGCGCTCGTGAAGCGTTCGGTTCCCGTCGACGCCGAGCTGACCGCCGGCGTCGACGACCGGGTCTCCCCGGCCACGATCGACCCGGACAGCTACGAGCAGGACCCGGACAATCCGCCCCCGGGCCGCGCCGCCCGCGAGCGGACCGCGGGTGCCGCA
Proteins encoded in this window:
- a CDS encoding allophanate hydrolase subunit 1 — translated: MADAAVRPCGSRALLFEVPNAAEVAAIVAAVRAAGLSEVTELVPAARTVLVEVAPGASTERVREVVRDADPATTPPGTGTVHTIPVVYDGADLRLIAETAGIDVDEVVALHSGAEYTVDFCGFAPGFGYLSGLPEPLRQPRLESSRTAVPAGSVGIADVYSCVYPRRSPGGWRLIGRTDTVLFDPSAERPALLTPGDRVRFEAR
- a CDS encoding biotin-dependent carboxyltransferase family protein: MSALEVLRAGPQALVTDRGRPGHAHLGVPPSGALDGPAYELGNRLVGNPGGAAGLELLGGGLRVRARGARVVAVTGAPAPVRVAGRAAASHTAVYLPDGAELEIGRPVGGLRVYLAVDGGVDVEPALGSRSTDLLSGLGPAPVADGDELPVGPGSGTVPETGPVPVSLPVAPVRLRVRFGPRADWFTDARRALLDPTWTVTPDGNRIGIRLDGPSPERLPDARDRELPSEGMVTGSVQVPPDGPPVVFLADHPTTGGYPVIAVVEPADLPLLAQAPPGTPVRFTATA
- a CDS encoding V-type ATP synthase subunit E yields the protein MTTDGADRPGGSPRFDVVLRGYDRRQVDEHIVQMQRVMGRMRADIDALRSRPMPPPMPMSPPGGFAAAGAQGAPPRPGPRPAPVAGPQDAERHGAVDNFSDRMQAILQTAEEEAEEIRNKAKADAERVTAEARKQVDRARADADRAREHGDKLRAEVGELTRRRDELRAEGAASGAGDKARHEIRGAASAAPETADEASRNGAPQPSRPGGDDRPRTDDGDGARRSDSGQQARPQPGARPQPSAGVNGARPAAANQAGEQGAAPRPGPRPQPGPQPARADSGQQARPEAPAPGRPAGQARPGPSGQQARPGQPSGSGQPSAAGQQGGAGQQGTGQQGTGQQGAGQQGAGQQSGGQQSGAGQSGGAGQQGGPSKQAAQGGPKQAAQGGPNKQSGSGTPSGSNQKGPASAAAGAPGKPGPDATPGQAAESKPSAQPKPEKAEQGKQDAAPQPNTSGPGQPGHGQQPGQGKGGPAQPGQGATGQQGQQGQQGQQSQQSRPGPRPGPRPSPSPAPRPGPQPAQGNQGASDAERTTAVRATDEPEPADLFRPASEPRRSEPATTAVPHQDKSDGAAERTVAVGAVRRSGDTPSDGSSTPSTGDAAGSSSLSQPEADPPTTANPTAGRAPATGTQDGSRTGSGQGGNGQNGRSGGSDAADGAGGRSGNGRPNGSGGNGGNASGNGRSGAAQPSSGTRSG
- a CDS encoding Fur family transcriptional regulator gives rise to the protein MDTSLKGTLHKRGLRMTPQRQLVLDAVHDLGHATPEQVCSRVQETAPAVNITTVYRTLDLLEELGVVRHAHLGHGAPTYSEHQHRHVHLVCHHCGRVDEAPTELLSDVAERTLADLGFHLDATHVALSGTCVDCADHTNHTDDTSPTGAVEGDR
- a CDS encoding folate-binding protein YgfZ, translating into MTTPGPEQDTDTTGGPADPDAAVPAHHGDPPAEQRAMARAAAVVDRSHREVIAVSGEERLSWLHLLLTQHVSELPPDTGTEALVLDVQGRVLHHMAVAATGDTVYLDTEPGEGAPLLDYLTKMVFWSKVEPRDVTGELAVLGVVGPDVPDVLEKAGLPLPPAPHGVAALPGGGFVRRTPWPGRDAVDVVVPRDATGTWWSALTAAGARAAGTIAFEALRVESRAPRLHRDTDDRTIPHEVGWIGPAVHLTKGCYRGQETVARVANLGRPPRRQVLLLLDAGDEELPRTGDPVRRDDRTVGRVGTVVQHHELGPVALALVKRSVPVDAELTAGVDDRVSPATIDPDSYEQDPDNPPPGRAARERTAGAARRTDG